From a region of the Opisthocomus hoazin isolate bOpiHoa1 chromosome 21, bOpiHoa1.hap1, whole genome shotgun sequence genome:
- the MYADML2 gene encoding myeloid-associated differentiation marker-like protein 2 translates to MMESTGGPYLNTAAVTSPVGIARLLQMTFGCTTFSLVAHQGGFSAAYGTFCMFVWTFCFAVTVFIITCEFTHLHSCLSISWGNFTAAFAMLATLMSVTAAVIYPLYFVQVGCYPIGCEVRDFRIAASVFAGLLFVVYATEVFLTRAKPGQVTSYMATVSGLLKIVQAFVACIIFGALVNDSQYSKYVATQWCVAVYSFCFVATVVVVAFSVTGKTALPWFPFERSVVIYTFGAVLLYVSAAVVWPVFCFDSKYGSPRRPGLCAKGKCPWDSQLVVAIFTYVNLLLYVVDLAYSQRIRFVSHL, encoded by the coding sequence atgatggagagcacAGGTGGGCCGTATCTGAACACCGCTGCTGTGACATCCCCTGTGGGAATAGCTCGTTTGCTGCAGATGACGTTCGGATGCACCACGTTCAGCCTGGTGGCCCATCAGGGGGGATTCAGCGCAGCATACGGCACTTTCTGCATGTTTGTCTGGACCTTCTGTTTCGCTGTCACTGTCTTCATCATCACCTGCGAATTCACGCATCTGCACAGCTGCCTGAGCATCTCCTGGGGAAACTTCACTGCTGCTTTTGCCATGCTCGCCACGCTCATGTCTGTCACGGCCGCGGTGATCTACCCGCTCTACTTTGTCCAGGTTGGCTGTTACCCCATCGGCTGTGAGGTGAGAGACTTTCGCATCGCAGCCAGTGTCTTCGCAGGCCTCCTGTTCGTTGTGTATGCCACCGAGGTGTTCTTAACCAGGGCAAAACCGGGACAAGTCACTAGCTACATGGCCACTGTTTCTGGGCTCCTGAAAATCGTGCAGGCCTTCGTGGCCTGCATCATCTTTGGGGCACTGGTGAACGACAGCCAGTACAGCAAATACGTGGCGACGCAGTGGTGCGTGGCCGTCTACAGCTTTTGCTTTGTGGCGACAGTGGTGGTAGTGGCCTTCAGCGTCACAGGTAAGACCGCCTTGCCGTGGTTCCCCTTCGAGCGCTCCGTGGTCATCTACACCTTTGGGGCTGTGCTGCTGTACGTGAGCGCAGCGGTTGTCTGGCCGGTGTTCTGCTTTGATAGCAAGTATGGCTCTCCGCGGCGCCCCGGCCTCTGCGCCAAAGGCAAGTGCCCCTGGGACAGCCAGCTGGTGGTCGCCATCTTCACCTACGTGAACCTGCTGCTCTACGTTGTAGACCTGGCATACTCCCAGCGCATCCGCTTTGTCTCGCACCTCTGA
- the PYCR1 gene encoding pyrroline-5-carboxylate reductase 1, mitochondrial isoform X2, with translation MSVGFIGAGQLAFALARGFTAAGVLAAHKITASSPDTDLPTVSGLRKMGVNFTVSNKDTVKGSDVLFLAVKPPIIPFILEEVGPDIEPRHIVVSCAAGVTISSIEKKLSTFCPTPKVIRCMTNTPVIVREGATVYATGTHADVEDGKLLEQLMASVGFCTEVEEDLIDAVTGLSGSGPAYAFTALDALADGGVKMGLPRRLAVRLGAQALLVPGEGTQEVSAAVCWWWYGSWAWGTVSPLQAFSALRSILAAC, from the exons ATGAGCGTGGGGTTCATCGGCGCCGGGCAGCTCGCCTTCGCCCTGGCCCGCGGCTTCACGGCGGCAG GGGTCCTGGCCGCGCACAAGATCACGGCGAGCTCCCCGGACACCGACCTGCCCACCGTGAGCGGGCTGCGG AAAATGGGCGTGAACTTCACGGTGAGCAACAAGGACACGGTGAAGGGCAGCGACGTCCTCTTCCTGGCGGTGAAGCCCCCCATCATCCCCTTCATCCTGGAGGAGGTGGGCCCCGACATCGAGCCCCGCCACATCGTGGTCTCCTGCGCGGCCGGGGTCACCATCAGCTCTATCGAGAAG AAACTCTCTACCTTCTGCCCCACACCAAAAGTGATCCGGTGTATGACCAACACTCCTGTGATTGTCCGGGAAGGTGCTACAGTCTATGCCACGGGGACTCACGCAGATGTGGAGGATGGGAAGCTCTTGGAACAACTGATGGCCAGTGTAGGCTTCTGCACCGAGGTGGAAGAGGACCTGATAGATGCTGTAACAGGGCTCAGTGGCAGTGGCCCTGCGTAT GCGTTCACTGCCTTGGATGCTCTGGCAGATGGGGGAGTGAAAATGGGACTTCCCCGCAGGCTGGCCGTTCGACTTGGAGCACAGGCTTTGCTG GTTCCTGGTGAGGGGACACAGGAAGTGTCAGCAGCAGTCTGCTGGTGGTGGTATGGGAGCTGGGCCTGGGGAACCGTGTCTCCTCTGCAGGCTTTTTCAGCTCTGAGAAGCATTTTGGCAGCCTGCTAA
- the PYCR1 gene encoding pyrroline-5-carboxylate reductase 1, mitochondrial isoform X1, giving the protein MSVGFIGAGQLAFALARGFTAAGVLAAHKITASSPDTDLPTVSGLRKMGVNFTVSNKDTVKGSDVLFLAVKPPIIPFILEEVGPDIEPRHIVVSCAAGVTISSIEKKLSTFCPTPKVIRCMTNTPVIVREGATVYATGTHADVEDGKLLEQLMASVGFCTEVEEDLIDAVTGLSGSGPAYAFTALDALADGGVKMGLPRRLAVRLGAQALLGAAKMLLESEQHPGQLKDNVCSPGGATIHALHFLESGGFRSLLINAVEASCIRTRELQHLADQERISPAAIKKTLLDKVKLESPSLSMASASKVSLFTSKSPSSKKN; this is encoded by the exons ATGAGCGTGGGGTTCATCGGCGCCGGGCAGCTCGCCTTCGCCCTGGCCCGCGGCTTCACGGCGGCAG GGGTCCTGGCCGCGCACAAGATCACGGCGAGCTCCCCGGACACCGACCTGCCCACCGTGAGCGGGCTGCGG AAAATGGGCGTGAACTTCACGGTGAGCAACAAGGACACGGTGAAGGGCAGCGACGTCCTCTTCCTGGCGGTGAAGCCCCCCATCATCCCCTTCATCCTGGAGGAGGTGGGCCCCGACATCGAGCCCCGCCACATCGTGGTCTCCTGCGCGGCCGGGGTCACCATCAGCTCTATCGAGAAG AAACTCTCTACCTTCTGCCCCACACCAAAAGTGATCCGGTGTATGACCAACACTCCTGTGATTGTCCGGGAAGGTGCTACAGTCTATGCCACGGGGACTCACGCAGATGTGGAGGATGGGAAGCTCTTGGAACAACTGATGGCCAGTGTAGGCTTCTGCACCGAGGTGGAAGAGGACCTGATAGATGCTGTAACAGGGCTCAGTGGCAGTGGCCCTGCGTAT GCGTTCACTGCCTTGGATGCTCTGGCAGATGGGGGAGTGAAAATGGGACTTCCCCGCAGGCTGGCCGTTCGACTTGGAGCACAGGCTTTGCTG GGTGCTGCCAAAATGCTGTTAGAATCTGAGCAGCATCCAGGTCAGCTGAAGGACAATGTCTGCTCACCCGGGGGAGCCACCATCCATGCCCTGCACTTCCTGGAGAGCGGTGGCTTTCGCTCACTCCTAATCAATGCTGTGGAGGCATCCTGCATCCGGACAAG ggagctgcagcattTGGCAGACCAAGAGAGGATCTCCCCAGCAGCCATAAAGAAGACTTTGTTGGATAAGGTGAAGCTGGAGTCGCCTTCTCTGTCCATGGCATCTGCCAGCAAAGTCAGTCTGTTCACCAGTAAGAGCCCCAGCAGCAAGAAGAACTGA